Below is a window of Flavobacterium cyclinae DNA.
TAGTTTATAATGTGAAACAGTTTAAATTAATTTTGCGACCAAAAACTGAAGCGTATAAACATGTTCAAAGTCCAATTGGAATTGCGCGTCGTTTGCCAGATACTTGGAATTGGGAATTCATATGGAATTTTACAGCTTTATTTTCAATAGGATTAGCTTTTATGAATTTATTGCCAATTCCAGGATTAGATGGTGGGCATGCTTTATTTACTATTGCTGAAATGATAACAGGAAGAAAATTATCAGACAAAGCTGCAGGTTATGTTCAAACCGCTGGAATGATTATCTTGTTGACCTTAATGGCTTTAACTTTTGGAAAAGACATCTATCAATTAGTGGTAGATAAACTTTTGTAATTTTTTCAATAAAATAATTTGCGATAATAAAAAATCAGTTTATATTTGCACTCGCTAAAAAGATAAATACTTTCCTCCTTAGCTCAGTTGGTTAGAGCATCTGACTGTTAATCAGAGGGTCCTTGGTTCGAGCCCAAGAGGGGGAGCAACTTTTTAGCAAAATATAAACCTTTAGGTTATTCCTCCTTAGCTCAGTTGGTTAGAGCATCTGACTGTTAATCAGAGGGTCCTTGGTTCGAGCCCAAGAGGGGGAGCAAAAATCCTAATCAGAAATGGTTAGGATTTTTTTATTTTTGTAAAATGAATAACTCGGTTTACATCCTTTACTCCAAAAAGTTAGATAAGCATTACATTGGCTTTACAGAAAATCTAAATCAAAGATTAGATTTTCATCTTAACGATTCTCAAACAAGAAAATTTACTTACAAGGCTGATGATTGGGAATTAATTTTCACTATTGAATGTGAATCAAAAAATCAAGGATTGTCGATTGAGAAACATATAAAATCAATGAAGAGTAGGATTTATATTCAAAATTTACTTCAATATCCTGAGATGAAATTTAAATTACTTGAAAAATATAAATGAGCATCTGACTGTTAATCAGAGTCCCGATAGCTATCGGGATTGGTTCGAGCCCATTGCTTGTACCGAT
It encodes the following:
- a CDS encoding GIY-YIG nuclease family protein → MNNSVYILYSKKLDKHYIGFTENLNQRLDFHLNDSQTRKFTYKADDWELIFTIECESKNQGLSIEKHIKSMKSRIYIQNLLQYPEMKFKLLEKYK